One part of the Ignisphaera cupida genome encodes these proteins:
- a CDS encoding Gfo/Idh/MocA family protein: MDRKIVRYGIIGVGGHGVNRHLVPLLKVSEAKLVAVADIDRARCEDVASKYNTKCYTDYMEMISKEDLDAVSIVTPTGLHAKIAIDVLKRGIHVLVDKPLGANLDEVVNVVKTAKKMNRKLMVGYWSRFSPALQYIKEVYETNLLGEPYYAYGYLIRRRGIPGKPTFIDEKLSGGKGALLDIGCYILDNLLTATGFRKPLSVSGAVYTKFGNVPEEIKFNWGNWDPSKFKLDDFATGFIRFEGGLVISFEVAWAANVSHVGEVGYMKILGDKGGIEARGDEAMREVSFHSRTSNFLYDAKPIIKTTDMAYEMIKSFVISIIEDKEPPVTGYQSVVLHAIIDAVYESSVKGREVFIKIPEDI, encoded by the coding sequence ATGGATAGAAAAATTGTTAGATATGGTATTATAGGTGTTGGTGGCCATGGTGTAAATAGGCATTTAGTTCCATTACTCAAAGTATCAGAGGCAAAACTTGTTGCAGTAGCTGATATAGATAGGGCTAGATGTGAGGATGTAGCATCTAAATATAATACAAAATGCTATACTGACTACATGGAGATGATTAGCAAAGAAGATTTAGATGCTGTTAGCATTGTTACTCCAACAGGTCTTCACGCAAAAATAGCTATAGATGTTTTAAAAAGAGGTATTCATGTATTAGTTGATAAACCTCTTGGCGCAAATCTTGACGAAGTTGTAAATGTTGTTAAAACTGCTAAGAAAATGAATAGAAAGCTCATGGTTGGCTACTGGTCCAGGTTTTCACCAGCACTTCAATACATTAAAGAAGTTTATGAAACGAATCTTTTAGGAGAGCCTTACTATGCATATGGATATCTAATTAGGAGAAGAGGCATACCAGGAAAACCAACGTTTATAGATGAGAAGCTGTCTGGTGGAAAAGGGGCATTGCTTGATATAGGGTGTTACATACTAGATAACCTCCTTACAGCAACAGGATTTAGAAAACCATTAAGTGTTAGTGGAGCTGTTTACACAAAGTTTGGTAATGTGCCAGAGGAAATTAAATTTAATTGGGGCAACTGGGACCCATCAAAATTTAAATTAGATGACTTCGCCACTGGTTTTATTAGATTTGAGGGTGGCTTAGTAATAAGCTTTGAAGTTGCGTGGGCAGCTAATGTTTCTCATGTTGGTGAAGTGGGGTATATGAAGATTCTTGGTGATAAGGGTGGTATTGAAGCTAGAGGTGATGAGGCTATGAGAGAAGTTTCATTTCATAGCAGAACAAGCAACTTTCTATATGATGCAAAACCCATTATAAAAACAACTGATATGGCTTATGAGATGATCAAATCATTTGTAATAAGCATTATTGAAGATAAAGAACCTCCTGTTACTGGATATCAAAGTGTGGTTCTTCATGCAATAATAGATGCTGTTTATGAATCCTCGGTTAAAGGTAGAGAAGTCTTCATAAAAATTCCTGAGGATATATAA
- a CDS encoding Gfo/Idh/MocA family protein encodes MDRLGVGIIGAGFVARFHLRAFANIRNADVVAIYSRGVEKAKELASYAEQLGLGKPKVYTDVWDLLKDSKVNAIWILTPNDTHVTYAKYVAEEARQGKGNLVGVVIEKPLARNVKEAKEMLSAVEKAGLLHGYLENQVFMPSVTKGKDVVWNIGAKYSGRPYLARAAEEHSGPHNSWFWRPSISGGGVLLDMMCHSLEAARFFLYDPRKGRDSLKPRYVYGEVAILKWLKKEYVEELKKRFGVDFEKEPAEDYALAVVTYEDDEGNIVLSETRTSWSFVGAGLRLSFEVLGPEYSLYINTLQPELFTFISRNIKIPPTEEFVEKQNAEQGLMPIIPDESITYGYHAEDKHMVESFLANKMPMENWYDGYLVVQLMMHTYLSAEKGTKIRFDPIQVEDYIPIYARKKT; translated from the coding sequence ATGGATAGACTTGGTGTGGGTATTATAGGTGCAGGATTTGTTGCAAGATTTCATCTTAGGGCTTTTGCTAATATTAGAAATGCTGATGTTGTTGCTATCTACTCTAGAGGTGTTGAGAAAGCTAAGGAGCTTGCTTCATATGCTGAGCAACTTGGTTTGGGTAAACCAAAGGTTTATACTGATGTTTGGGATTTGCTGAAAGACTCTAAGGTTAACGCTATTTGGATTTTAACTCCTAATGATACTCATGTTACTTACGCTAAGTATGTTGCTGAAGAGGCTAGGCAGGGTAAAGGAAATTTAGTTGGGGTTGTTATTGAAAAACCTCTTGCTAGAAATGTAAAGGAGGCTAAGGAGATGCTGAGTGCTGTTGAGAAGGCTGGTTTGTTGCATGGGTATTTAGAAAACCAAGTTTTCATGCCATCTGTTACTAAGGGCAAAGATGTTGTGTGGAATATTGGTGCTAAATACTCTGGAAGACCATATCTTGCAAGAGCTGCTGAAGAGCATTCAGGTCCTCATAATTCATGGTTTTGGAGACCTTCAATATCTGGTGGAGGAGTGTTGCTTGACATGATGTGCCATAGCTTAGAAGCTGCAAGATTCTTTCTCTATGACCCTAGAAAAGGTAGGGATAGTCTTAAGCCAAGATATGTCTATGGGGAGGTAGCTATATTGAAGTGGCTGAAGAAAGAATATGTTGAGGAGCTTAAGAAGCGTTTTGGAGTAGACTTTGAGAAAGAGCCTGCAGAAGACTATGCACTTGCAGTTGTCACTTACGAAGATGATGAAGGCAACATAGTTTTATCGGAAACTAGAACTTCCTGGTCTTTCGTAGGAGCAGGGCTGAGACTATCATTTGAGGTTCTAGGGCCAGAATACAGTCTCTACATAAACACTCTACAACCAGAGCTCTTCACGTTTATCAGTAGAAACATTAAGATACCGCCAACAGAAGAATTTGTAGAGAAGCAAAATGCTGAACAAGGTCTTATGCCAATAATACCTGACGAGTCCATAACTTATGGCTATCATGCAGAGGATAAGCATATGGTTGAATCGTTCTTAGCTAATAAAATGCCTATGGAGAATTGGTATGATGGCTACTTAGTAGTTCAGTTAATGATGCACACATATCTGTCTGCAGAGAAAGGCACTAAAATAAGGTTTGACCCAATACAGGTAGAGGACTACATACCTATATATGCAAGAAAGAAAACATAG
- a CDS encoding ABC transporter substrate-binding protein, producing MYMGFNMKQAMNVVKIAAIILIVIMFASLILGFTPKVSAQLPLPPGVSRKDVVILDIIHGRTPDPSNFNVWVVGVPQGHIHQFCVDALWYGNLSDPMGKPVNILAAAPPQYSPDYTKLTIKLKQGVYWSDGVEFTADDVVFTIQAMLNNPNLIWYATAKTWVKDVKALDKYTVEITLTQPNPYAHYIFLVQAWNAMYIMPKHYFENKGISMDKIHEDKFNPPVCIGPYVLHSYDTGGMWFLWKRRDDYLRSDLGDLIQKYGWYGGPTWVLERGFLDQQTKVLETLAGNLDTIFDPSPEAFETILKSMGNRIVTWLPQWPYFWGYDPTNRGIYFNIMKYPYNITEVRWALALAINMTKLMIEAYRGIQRIVILPVGTEGPTLYWQERLLPWLKEFAITLPNGTQFKVFDDIIPFKIYEWAKAQGYITQEWSKDRITYTWGIGWWKYAPDVAEQLLKKVGFKRGPDGKWLLPNGAPWKITINIPTYEYDAIVLGQAAAEMWRSFGIDVSVQVLESTPFWNAASYGTFEVGSYWGLHAFASDPFVIPMNYQILECQFVKPIGNYSPNWARYCNPELDSLINKALGMLPGSQEQIAMTEEIIKFVVKEMVSITTGDCKKLLFYVNDYWDGWPSSANPGVNPMFWCEPFKIQLVQLYPKGYKPTPTPTPTPTPTPKPTPSPTPTPTTAPGVVVTITTVVTQTIERTITTISTVLSTTTSTITQTVTEWTTTIAIAIVLFIIGFAIAWTIKRR from the coding sequence ATGTACATGGGTTTCAATATGAAACAAGCAATGAATGTTGTAAAAATTGCTGCAATAATTCTCATTGTAATAATGTTTGCATCACTAATACTAGGATTTACGCCCAAAGTTTCAGCACAACTTCCTCTCCCACCAGGAGTCTCCAGGAAGGATGTTGTTATACTTGATATAATACATGGCAGAACACCTGATCCTAGCAACTTCAATGTATGGGTTGTTGGAGTGCCTCAAGGGCATATACATCAATTTTGTGTAGATGCTTTGTGGTATGGCAATCTCTCTGATCCAATGGGCAAACCAGTTAACATATTAGCTGCTGCACCACCACAATATAGCCCAGACTATACAAAATTGACTATAAAACTTAAGCAAGGTGTTTACTGGAGTGATGGAGTTGAATTTACAGCAGATGATGTTGTCTTTACTATTCAGGCCATGCTTAACAACCCCAACCTAATATGGTATGCCACAGCAAAGACATGGGTTAAAGATGTTAAAGCCCTCGATAAATACACTGTGGAGATAACACTTACACAACCAAACCCCTATGCACATTACATCTTCCTCGTCCAAGCTTGGAATGCTATGTACATAATGCCAAAGCATTATTTTGAAAACAAAGGCATATCAATGGATAAAATCCATGAAGATAAATTTAACCCACCTGTATGCATAGGACCTTATGTGTTGCATAGTTATGATACAGGTGGAATGTGGTTCCTATGGAAGAGACGAGATGATTATTTAAGATCAGATTTAGGTGATTTAATACAGAAATATGGCTGGTATGGAGGACCCACATGGGTTCTTGAAAGAGGTTTCTTGGATCAGCAAACCAAGGTTCTAGAAACACTTGCAGGAAACCTAGACACAATATTTGATCCAAGCCCAGAAGCTTTTGAAACAATACTAAAGTCCATGGGTAATCGAATAGTTACATGGCTTCCTCAATGGCCATACTTCTGGGGTTATGACCCAACAAATAGAGGAATATACTTTAACATAATGAAGTATCCATATAACATAACCGAGGTTAGATGGGCATTAGCTTTAGCAATTAACATGACAAAGCTTATGATAGAAGCCTACAGAGGTATTCAAAGAATTGTTATACTACCTGTTGGCACAGAAGGACCTACTCTCTACTGGCAAGAAAGATTATTGCCATGGCTAAAAGAATTCGCTATAACACTACCCAATGGTACGCAATTCAAAGTTTTTGACGACATAATACCATTTAAGATATATGAATGGGCAAAGGCACAAGGATATATAACACAAGAGTGGAGTAAAGATAGAATAACATATACATGGGGTATTGGATGGTGGAAATATGCACCTGATGTAGCAGAGCAATTACTAAAGAAAGTAGGATTTAAGCGTGGACCTGATGGAAAGTGGTTATTGCCTAATGGAGCCCCATGGAAAATAACAATCAATATACCAACATATGAATACGATGCCATTGTATTAGGACAGGCAGCTGCTGAAATGTGGAGAAGCTTTGGAATAGATGTTAGTGTTCAAGTATTAGAATCCACACCGTTCTGGAATGCTGCAAGCTATGGAACATTTGAAGTAGGTTCATACTGGGGCTTGCACGCCTTTGCATCTGACCCATTCGTTATACCAATGAATTATCAAATACTTGAATGTCAGTTTGTTAAGCCAATAGGTAACTATAGCCCTAACTGGGCCAGATACTGCAATCCAGAGTTGGATAGCTTAATAAATAAAGCACTAGGAATGCTCCCTGGATCACAAGAACAAATAGCAATGACTGAAGAGATAATAAAGTTTGTGGTAAAAGAAATGGTTTCTATAACAACTGGTGACTGCAAGAAGCTACTCTTCTATGTCAATGACTACTGGGATGGATGGCCATCGAGTGCAAATCCAGGAGTAAATCCAATGTTCTGGTGCGAACCATTCAAAATACAATTAGTACAACTATATCCAAAAGGATATAAGCCAACACCAACGCCTACACCTACACCAACTCCAACTCCTAAGCCAACACCATCTCCAACACCAACACCTACAACAGCACCTGGTGTTGTAGTAACTATTACAACTGTTGTTACTCAAACAATTGAAAGAACTATTACAACAATATCAACAGTATTATCAACAACAACATCAACTATTACACAAACAGTAACAGAATGGACAACAACAATAGCAATAGCAATAGTGTTATTCATAATTGGATTCGCAATAGCATGGACAATAAAAAGAAGATAA
- a CDS encoding ABC transporter ATP-binding protein, with translation MNNTDTLLHINNVTKLFGYGLLGLRKFRALNNVSLTMPIEPEILVIVGETGSGKSTLLKIILRMLVPDYGTVLYKGKNIFKMKSSEVRWYRQEVQAVFQDPFETFNPLRPVVDYLNDTLKYLLKVRNASERKTLIDQTLRFVGLSLEKVDGKRSNEFSGGELQRISIARALLSRPKLLLADEPVSMLDASLRVDILNILKDVKENLKTSIIYVTHDILTAYYVGDRIAVLYRGDLVELGPITKVYNEPLHPYTQLLLSSVLEPSLDIRKKVKPLKRSTIELKEFLLQGCKFAMRCPYATKKCYETPPPEIKINGRAVRCWLYVT, from the coding sequence ATGAATAATACAGATACTTTGTTGCACATAAATAATGTAACTAAGCTTTTTGGCTATGGTTTACTTGGATTGAGAAAATTCAGAGCATTAAACAATGTCTCCTTGACTATGCCTATAGAACCAGAGATCTTAGTAATTGTTGGTGAAACAGGTAGTGGAAAATCAACTCTTTTAAAAATAATACTAAGAATGCTGGTACCAGATTATGGAACTGTTTTGTATAAGGGTAAGAACATCTTCAAAATGAAATCTTCTGAGGTTAGGTGGTATAGACAAGAGGTGCAAGCCGTATTTCAGGATCCATTCGAAACATTTAATCCTTTAAGACCTGTTGTGGACTATTTAAATGACACTTTAAAGTATTTATTAAAAGTGAGAAATGCGTCAGAAAGAAAAACATTAATTGATCAAACACTTAGATTTGTAGGTTTAAGTCTAGAAAAAGTTGATGGAAAACGAAGCAACGAATTTTCTGGGGGAGAATTACAGAGAATTTCAATAGCAAGAGCACTTTTATCTAGACCAAAGCTGCTTTTAGCTGATGAACCTGTTTCAATGCTTGATGCATCATTACGTGTAGATATTCTAAACATTTTGAAAGATGTTAAAGAGAATCTAAAAACATCAATAATATATGTTACACATGACATTTTGACTGCATATTATGTTGGGGATAGAATAGCAGTTCTATATAGAGGTGATCTTGTAGAGTTAGGCCCAATTACAAAGGTTTATAACGAGCCTTTGCATCCATATACACAACTATTACTATCATCGGTTCTTGAACCCAGTCTAGATATACGTAAAAAGGTGAAGCCTCTTAAAAGATCAACAATAGAATTGAAAGAATTTCTACTTCAGGGATGTAAATTCGCTATGAGATGCCCCTACGCTACCAAAAAGTGTTATGAAACCCCACCACCAGAAATAAAAATTAATGGTAGAGCCGTTAGATGCTGGCTATATGTTACGTAA
- a CDS encoding ABC transporter ATP-binding protein, producing MTSQDFVLRAVNLDGGYVIGSSEKELRFVHAVRNVSLNLNYNEILGIAGESGCGKSTLAKILYGAVDPPLVLRRGSIYLHTSEGRIVDITKLDKEDLAKRIWWREISYIPQNSMNVLNPMKRIRDTIIETFKFHGIEISKDEVTKYVRDLFDFVGLPTDVLNAYPHQLSGGMRQRVVITLAMMLNPRIIIADEPTTAVDVVTQLNILTFLREYQNSKKSSIVIISHDMGVHAYMDTAIAIMYAGSIVEYGKSEEVFQEPLHPYTKMLMSSLIVRGDKGLKRGIPGSPPDLRNPPSGCKFHPRCPFAMDICRKEEPPIIEISKNRFVTCWLYAKR from the coding sequence ATGACCTCTCAAGATTTTGTTCTAAGAGCAGTTAACTTGGATGGAGGTTATGTTATAGGGTCAAGCGAAAAAGAGTTGAGATTTGTTCATGCAGTAAGAAACGTATCATTAAATCTCAATTACAATGAGATTTTGGGCATAGCTGGAGAGTCTGGTTGTGGCAAATCTACATTAGCTAAAATACTTTATGGAGCTGTAGATCCTCCACTTGTCTTAAGAAGAGGAAGCATATATTTACACACTTCAGAAGGAAGAATAGTAGATATAACTAAATTGGATAAAGAGGATTTAGCTAAGAGGATTTGGTGGAGAGAAATAAGTTATATACCACAGAACTCTATGAATGTTCTAAATCCGATGAAGAGAATACGTGATACAATAATTGAGACTTTTAAGTTTCATGGAATAGAGATAAGCAAAGACGAGGTTACTAAGTACGTAAGGGATTTATTTGATTTTGTTGGACTACCAACTGATGTATTAAACGCCTATCCCCATCAATTGTCTGGTGGTATGCGTCAACGAGTTGTAATAACACTAGCAATGATGTTAAATCCTAGAATAATCATTGCTGACGAGCCTACAACAGCTGTAGATGTTGTTACACAATTAAATATCTTAACATTTTTAAGAGAATATCAAAATAGTAAGAAAAGCTCTATTGTTATAATATCACATGATATGGGAGTTCATGCATATATGGATACAGCCATTGCAATAATGTATGCAGGATCTATTGTAGAGTATGGCAAAAGTGAAGAGGTATTTCAAGAACCTTTACATCCATATACTAAAATGCTTATGAGTTCCTTAATAGTTAGAGGAGATAAAGGTCTTAAAAGAGGAATACCTGGTTCACCACCAGATTTGAGGAATCCTCCATCTGGTTGTAAGTTTCATCCAAGATGTCCATTTGCAATGGATATTTGTAGAAAGGAAGAGCCTCCAATAATTGAAATTAGCAAGAATCGTTTTGTTACATGCTGGCTATATGCAAAAAGGTGA
- a CDS encoding ABC transporter permease, whose translation MGYRELIRDKVFIVALAVFLFIVLFSIIHLRYFVKTNPGRWYQVPQGLPPSLQYPFGTTLTGQNLFDVIPAALLNSLTIGFVTASVSILITIVLASTTALIRRGISIILTFIDIMSSLPPLPALITLVFAWRDIITLPMIGLILSIFGWAWPSRALVSLLISLKERTFIYTSYLTGAPKYTIVLKDFIPYTLRYLLVNFVNLVLWAIGMETTVAMFGAMKMEVPTIGTTLYWALRYQSFLLGLWWWYTIPTIFLVIVVVTLYIIGIKIDEHIFYGGVA comes from the coding sequence ATGGGCTACAGAGAATTAATCAGAGATAAAGTATTTATAGTTGCGCTTGCAGTATTTTTGTTCATTGTATTATTCAGCATTATACATCTGAGATATTTTGTAAAAACTAATCCAGGTAGATGGTATCAAGTTCCACAAGGTCTTCCACCATCTTTGCAATACCCATTTGGCACAACATTAACAGGTCAAAACCTATTTGATGTTATACCTGCTGCATTACTAAATTCACTTACAATAGGTTTTGTAACAGCTTCTGTATCTATACTAATCACCATAGTTTTAGCATCAACTACCGCTCTAATAAGACGAGGTATAAGCATAATACTAACGTTTATAGATATAATGAGTAGTCTCCCACCTCTTCCAGCGTTAATCACATTAGTATTTGCATGGCGTGACATTATAACACTGCCTATGATAGGTCTCATTTTATCTATATTTGGATGGGCTTGGCCCTCGAGAGCATTAGTATCACTTCTAATAAGTTTAAAGGAGAGAACATTTATATACACATCATACTTAACAGGAGCTCCAAAATACACTATTGTGCTCAAGGACTTCATACCTTACACACTTAGATACTTACTGGTGAACTTTGTGAATTTAGTGCTCTGGGCAATAGGTATGGAGACTACAGTAGCAATGTTTGGAGCAATGAAAATGGAGGTTCCAACTATAGGTACAACACTTTATTGGGCTTTGCGTTATCAATCATTTTTATTAGGTCTTTGGTGGTGGTATACAATACCAACAATATTCCTAGTAATCGTTGTAGTAACTTTATACATTATCGGCATTAAAATAGATGAGCATATATTCTATGGAGGTGTTGCCTAA
- a CDS encoding ABC transporter permease, with amino-acid sequence MKSLHPLAKYIIIRVIRMFVTIWIGLTIVFIISRAMPFNPADILVSRLLSYAMSMRPEEIATMRNTLYEIFGLSGSPIEQYFRFIRNYLTGNLGPSFAYFPTPAISIIMNALPWTILLLLLASITTWLIGNILGALTALTKRRKLARTLEVIALGLNPIPFAILATAYLILYVLVLKGSIATGTFVGASWYQIMIMALQRSIAPLGALILWGWMGNFLSMHNLAIKLKNEDFIQFARLRGAPSRTIFQYVFRNSLAPQFTYLLLSLGMMFTGNALVEYLFSYPGIGILLVVSVINADYNLMLGITYLSIVGVAIATFILDLIYPLIDPRIRYPGQ; translated from the coding sequence GTGAAGTCTCTGCATCCTTTAGCAAAATACATAATAATTCGTGTTATTAGGATGTTTGTAACAATTTGGATTGGACTAACAATAGTATTTATTATATCGAGAGCTATGCCTTTTAATCCTGCTGATATACTAGTATCACGCTTATTATCATATGCTATGAGTATGCGCCCAGAAGAAATAGCTACTATGAGAAACACATTGTATGAGATATTTGGTTTATCGGGATCTCCTATAGAGCAATATTTTAGATTTATACGCAACTATTTAACAGGGAATTTAGGGCCTTCATTTGCATATTTCCCCACACCTGCAATATCAATAATTATGAATGCCTTGCCTTGGACAATACTTCTACTCCTCTTAGCATCAATAACAACATGGCTTATTGGAAATATTTTAGGTGCTTTAACAGCTTTAACAAAGAGAAGAAAACTTGCAAGAACTCTTGAAGTTATAGCTCTAGGTTTAAACCCAATTCCTTTTGCAATACTTGCTACAGCATATTTAATACTATATGTACTTGTATTAAAAGGTTCTATAGCTACTGGTACATTCGTAGGGGCTTCGTGGTATCAGATTATGATAATGGCATTACAGCGATCCATAGCTCCATTGGGTGCGCTAATTCTTTGGGGGTGGATGGGCAACTTCTTATCCATGCATAACCTAGCTATAAAGTTAAAGAACGAAGACTTCATACAATTTGCTAGGCTTAGAGGTGCTCCAAGCAGAACCATATTCCAATATGTATTCAGAAATTCATTAGCACCACAATTCACATACTTGCTACTAAGTTTAGGAATGATGTTCACAGGTAATGCTCTTGTAGAATACTTGTTTTCCTATCCTGGAATAGGAATATTGCTTGTGGTATCTGTAATAAATGCTGATTACAATTTAATGTTGGGAATAACATATCTATCAATTGTAGGTGTTGCAATAGCCACTTTTATACTTGATTTAATATATCCATTGATAGATCCGAGGATAAGATACCCTGGACAGTGA
- a CDS encoding FprA family A-type flavoprotein: MPIPKVEVSRITKNVLMLRLCDDETKYFEGLWYIPEGVTYNAYIATLPEGAIVFDGWKHTYGELFIETLKQHVDLKDIKYVVVHHTEPDHSGSLKNLLSIVDAIVVGHPMVKDLLNSFYGLNTKFKAVSDNENITFSGYTLKFIHVPWLHWPDTIVSYLQEEKMLFSCDVFGSYGIPSKVFFDDMDEKEKNLFKWYSKKYFANIIGKYIDWVQKNLAKLQNQNLDIRIVATGHGPLYRDLKPILELYKFWSSKQFVKNKTTIVYTSMYRFVEKAVKIVEEEIKNIEAKYRIYGFTDTHRDAESDIIGDVLDSENIVLATSTYDADIFHLMKHIANLINAKIPENKKILILASYGWGSVAGKKLKELLSKFKVVDIIEFKGNQIDREQVKLALKRLFSN; this comes from the coding sequence TTGCCCATACCAAAGGTTGAGGTATCTAGAATAACTAAAAATGTTTTAATGCTTAGGCTTTGTGATGATGAAACAAAGTATTTTGAGGGTTTGTGGTACATACCAGAGGGTGTGACATACAATGCTTATATTGCCACGCTTCCAGAAGGTGCCATAGTTTTTGATGGGTGGAAGCATACATATGGAGAATTATTTATTGAAACATTGAAGCAGCATGTTGATTTAAAAGACATTAAATATGTTGTTGTGCACCATACAGAGCCTGACCATAGTGGATCACTTAAAAACCTGCTTTCAATTGTAGATGCAATTGTTGTTGGTCATCCAATGGTTAAAGATCTTTTGAACTCTTTCTACGGCTTAAATACAAAGTTTAAAGCTGTATCAGATAATGAAAATATTACTTTTAGTGGATACACTCTGAAATTTATTCATGTTCCATGGCTTCACTGGCCAGATACCATAGTTAGTTACCTGCAGGAAGAGAAAATGCTGTTTTCATGCGATGTTTTCGGTTCTTATGGAATACCATCAAAAGTGTTTTTTGATGATATGGATGAGAAAGAGAAAAACTTGTTCAAATGGTATTCAAAAAAGTATTTTGCTAACATAATTGGCAAGTACATAGACTGGGTTCAAAAGAACTTAGCTAAACTTCAAAACCAGAATCTTGATATAAGAATTGTTGCAACTGGTCATGGACCATTATACAGAGATTTGAAACCAATTCTAGAGTTATACAAATTTTGGAGCTCAAAGCAGTTTGTAAAGAACAAAACCACAATAGTCTACACCTCCATGTATAGATTTGTTGAAAAAGCTGTGAAAATTGTTGAAGAAGAAATTAAAAATATTGAAGCAAAGTACAGAATATATGGATTCACAGATACTCATAGAGATGCGGAAAGCGATATAATTGGTGATGTGCTAGACTCTGAAAACATAGTTCTAGCCACATCAACATATGATGCAGACATTTTCCACTTAATGAAACACATAGCAAATCTTATTAATGCAAAAATACCTGAAAACAAGAAAATACTCATCTTAGCATCCTATGGATGGGGTTCTGTAGCAGGCAAAAAGTTAAAGGAGCTACTATCTAAGTTTAAAGTTGTAGACATAATAGAATTCAAAGGCAATCAAATAGATCGTGAACAAGTAAAGTTAGCATTGAAAAGACTATTTAGCAATTAA